In Pseudomonas alcaliphila JAB1, a single window of DNA contains:
- a CDS encoding SO2930 family diheme c-type cytochrome: MKYAWLLIAALLLGACEQARTPLYLPSSEEYPQKLSAWGVLQQRDGHLQPVEGVQPYDLNTPLFTDYAHKLRTIWLPEGSQARYGEARFDYPLGTVLSKTFYYPIDTQGRLQRSEQHGAEAVELRRVRLIETRILLRQEQGWVALPYVWDDAQREATLDWAGASFDLALHDEAGEVLAVDYQVPDANQCAGCHEEQAGKGVQPLGPKARHLNKDFAYVDGAANQLLHWQNIGFLQGMPADMASVPRNALWSAPREGEGLEHQARSYLDANCSHCHNPEGPGRTSGLYLDPATPLSIAYGLCKQPVAAGKGSGDRLVDIHPGAPEKSVLSFRLHSTDPSIMMPELGRSTSHREGLEVIDRWIASLDGEC; this comes from the coding sequence ATGAAGTACGCCTGGCTGTTGATTGCCGCCTTGCTGCTCGGCGCCTGTGAGCAAGCGCGTACGCCCCTGTATCTGCCCAGCAGTGAAGAATATCCGCAGAAGCTCAGCGCCTGGGGTGTGCTGCAACAGCGTGACGGCCACTTGCAGCCGGTCGAAGGCGTGCAGCCCTACGATCTGAACACGCCGCTGTTTACCGATTACGCGCACAAGCTGCGTACGATCTGGCTGCCCGAAGGGAGCCAGGCTCGCTATGGCGAAGCACGTTTCGATTACCCCCTTGGCACCGTGCTGAGCAAAACCTTCTACTACCCGATCGATACCCAGGGCCGGTTGCAGCGCAGCGAGCAGCATGGTGCCGAGGCGGTGGAGCTGAGGCGGGTGCGGCTGATCGAGACGCGCATTCTGCTGCGCCAGGAGCAGGGTTGGGTCGCCCTTCCTTACGTCTGGGACGATGCGCAACGCGAGGCCACGCTGGACTGGGCTGGTGCCAGTTTCGATCTAGCGCTTCATGATGAGGCCGGCGAGGTGCTGGCGGTCGACTACCAGGTGCCCGATGCCAACCAGTGCGCGGGGTGTCATGAGGAGCAGGCGGGCAAGGGCGTACAGCCGCTGGGGCCGAAGGCGCGTCATCTGAACAAGGATTTTGCCTATGTCGATGGAGCGGCCAACCAGTTGTTGCACTGGCAGAACATCGGCTTCCTGCAAGGTATGCCGGCTGACATGGCCAGCGTCCCACGCAATGCCCTGTGGAGCGCGCCGCGTGAAGGGGAGGGGCTGGAACATCAGGCACGCAGTTACCTGGATGCCAACTGCTCGCACTGCCATAACCCTGAAGGGCCGGGGCGTACCTCAGGTTTGTATCTCGATCCGGCTACGCCGCTGAGCATCGCCTATGGTCTGTGCAAGCAACCAGTGGCTGCGGGCAAGGGCTCCGGTGATCGTCTGGTGGACATTCATCCCGGTGCGCCGGAAAAGTCGGTGCTGAGCTTCCGCCTGCACAGCACCGATCCCAGCATCATGATGCCCGAGCTGGGCCGCTCCACCTCCCACCGCGAAGGGCTGGAGGTGATCGACCGTTGGATTGCCAGTCTCGATGGCGAGTGCTGA
- a CDS encoding TolC family protein, whose protein sequence is MSKAAKFFSISVLALAVGGCAVTSQPIDRSVSEQRAQQDLATMFKDQEPLSGPLTLHEAMARAVKYNLEARLKVMEEAMAQRQVDLATFDMLPRMALSAGYAGRNNVSASSSQSIETGTQSLEPSTSQDRDRGVADLTMVWNVLDFGVSYVSAKQQGDQRLIVQERRRKVVHTIIQDVRSAYWRAVAADRLLTQIDSLMARVAQARDNSQRLSEQRIGDPIQALSYQRALIEATRQLEEQRRALSLAKTELATLINLPLGTQVELAPDAGYQMPELKVALDTLEQEALASRPELREQDYQARISAAETRKAMLRLLPGLEFSAGGHYDSNSFLVNQSWADYGVKVTWNLFNVLSAPAAIDVAKAGQEVVDARRQAMSMAILAQLHVANANFREAQRQFQTSQQLAGLDGQIVEQLRNRYQAQGIGELELIQGELNTLQADLRRDLAYAELRNSYGQLFASVGLDPLPESVASDSVADIAAALSSREAQWQAGQL, encoded by the coding sequence ATGAGCAAAGCAGCTAAATTTTTCAGCATCAGTGTACTGGCGCTAGCCGTTGGCGGCTGCGCGGTGACCAGCCAACCCATCGACCGCAGCGTCAGCGAGCAACGCGCGCAGCAGGATCTGGCGACCATGTTCAAGGATCAGGAACCGCTCAGCGGCCCACTGACCTTGCACGAAGCCATGGCCCGCGCGGTGAAATACAACCTCGAGGCGCGCCTGAAGGTCATGGAGGAAGCCATGGCTCAGCGCCAGGTCGACCTGGCCACTTTCGACATGCTGCCACGCATGGCGCTGTCCGCCGGCTATGCCGGACGTAACAACGTCAGTGCTTCCAGCAGCCAGAGCATCGAAACCGGCACCCAGTCTCTGGAGCCGTCCACCTCGCAGGATCGCGACCGCGGCGTGGCGGATCTGACCATGGTGTGGAACGTGCTGGACTTCGGTGTCAGTTACGTCAGTGCCAAGCAACAGGGTGACCAGCGCCTGATCGTGCAGGAGCGCCGGCGCAAGGTGGTGCATACCATCATTCAGGATGTGCGCTCCGCGTACTGGCGTGCCGTGGCGGCAGATCGTCTGCTGACTCAGATCGACAGCCTGATGGCCCGCGTCGCCCAGGCCCGCGACAACAGCCAGCGCCTGAGCGAGCAGCGCATCGGCGACCCGATCCAGGCCCTGAGCTATCAGCGCGCGCTGATCGAGGCCACGCGCCAGCTGGAAGAACAGCGCCGCGCCCTGTCGCTGGCCAAGACCGAACTGGCTACCCTGATCAACCTGCCACTGGGCACTCAGGTCGAACTGGCGCCTGACGCCGGTTATCAGATGCCGGAACTCAAGGTGGCGCTGGACACACTGGAGCAGGAAGCTCTGGCCAGTCGCCCCGAACTGCGCGAGCAGGATTACCAGGCGCGCATCAGCGCCGCAGAAACACGCAAAGCCATGCTCCGTCTATTGCCAGGCCTGGAGTTTTCCGCCGGCGGACACTACGACAGCAACTCGTTCCTGGTGAACCAGAGCTGGGCCGACTACGGCGTGAAAGTCACCTGGAACCTGTTCAACGTGCTCTCCGCGCCAGCCGCCATCGATGTTGCCAAGGCCGGCCAGGAGGTCGTCGATGCGCGGCGCCAGGCCATGTCGATGGCCATCCTCGCCCAACTGCACGTTGCCAACGCCAACTTCCGCGAAGCCCAGCGCCAGTTCCAGACCAGCCAGCAACTGGCGGGGCTAGATGGGCAGATCGTCGAGCAGTTGCGCAATCGCTACCAGGCCCAGGGCATTGGCGAGCTGGAACTGATCCAGGGCGAGCTGAACACGCTGCAGGCGGATCTGCGCCGTGACCTGGCCTACGCCGAGCTGCGTAACAGCTATGGCCAGCTATTCGCCAGCGTCGGCCTCGACCCGCTGCCGGAGAGCGTCGCGTCCGACAGCGTTGCGGACATCGCCGCGGCGCTCTCCAGTCGCGAAGCGCAGTGGCAGGCAGGTCAGCTCTAG